A single region of the Thermoanaerobacterium aotearoense genome encodes:
- a CDS encoding DNA-directed RNA polymerase subunit alpha, which produces MVIEIEKPKIEIVEQSNDDTYAKFVIEPLERGYGITLGNSLRRMLLSSLPGAAAKTIKIDGVLHEFSTVPGVKEDVTEIILNLKELAVKLYTDEPKIVRIEAEGKGEVTAGDIISDGDVEIMNPDLHIATLSDNGKLNMEIELVKGKGYVPSDKNKEPNQPIGIIPVDSIFTPVKKVSYNVENTRVGQVTDYDKLTMEVWTNGTISPKEAISLAAKILIDHFNLFTSFADNYNDMEVLVEKSEKKTDKPLDMTIEELDLSVRSYNCLKRAGINTVQDLVQKTEEEMMKVRNLGKKSLVEVEQKLKALGLSLQKSEE; this is translated from the coding sequence ATGGTGATTGAAATAGAGAAACCAAAAATTGAGATAGTGGAGCAATCCAATGATGACACGTATGCAAAGTTTGTCATTGAACCACTTGAACGTGGTTATGGAATAACACTTGGCAATTCTTTGCGCCGTATGCTTTTATCATCGCTTCCAGGTGCTGCAGCAAAGACAATAAAAATAGATGGGGTACTGCATGAATTTTCTACAGTACCAGGCGTAAAAGAAGATGTTACTGAGATAATACTTAATTTAAAAGAGTTGGCAGTGAAATTATATACAGACGAACCAAAAATAGTTAGAATTGAAGCAGAAGGCAAAGGAGAAGTCACAGCGGGAGATATAATATCTGACGGCGATGTTGAAATAATGAATCCAGATCTTCATATTGCTACGCTTAGCGATAATGGTAAGTTGAACATGGAGATTGAGCTGGTAAAAGGCAAAGGATATGTTCCATCAGACAAGAATAAAGAACCGAATCAGCCAATAGGTATCATCCCGGTTGATTCTATATTTACTCCAGTTAAAAAGGTAAGCTATAACGTAGAAAATACGCGTGTTGGTCAGGTTACAGATTATGACAAGCTTACAATGGAAGTATGGACAAATGGAACCATAAGTCCTAAAGAAGCCATAAGTTTAGCTGCGAAAATATTGATCGATCATTTTAACTTGTTTACCTCATTTGCGGACAATTATAACGATATGGAAGTTTTGGTTGAGAAGTCAGAGAAAAAGACAGATAAACCGCTTGATATGACGATCGAAGAACTTGATCTTTCTGTACGGTCATACAACTGCCTTAAAAGAGCAGGAATTAATACTGTCCAAGATTTAGTTCAGAAGACTGAAGAAGAAATGATGAAAGTTAGAAATCTCGGAAAGAAATCATTAGTTGAAGTCGAACAGAAACTGAAAGCTTTAGGACTATCATTGCAAAAGAGTGAAGAGTAA
- a CDS encoding energy-coupling factor transporter ATPase — protein MSIQVENISFVYNEGTPFESVALKDVSFTIDDNEFVGIIGHTGSGKSTLIQHLNGLLKPTSGRIIVNGIDITTKKDLKDIRKEVGIVFQYPEHQLFEETIYKDIAFGPSNLGLSDDEIEKRVYDAMRIVGLDIKIKDMSPFELSGGERRRVAIAGVLSMMPKILILDEPTAGLDPKGRDEILHQIKQIHQMYNMTTILVSHSMEDIAKLVNKIIVMHEGKVSLIGAPKEVFKHVEELEKIGLGVPQITYLVRELRKNGIDLPDDVLTVDEAKKYILEYLRGVDNA, from the coding sequence ATGTCAATACAAGTAGAAAATATTTCTTTCGTGTATAATGAAGGCACACCGTTTGAATCTGTTGCACTAAAAGATGTGAGCTTTACAATTGATGATAATGAATTTGTTGGAATAATAGGGCATACAGGCTCTGGAAAATCTACCCTTATTCAGCACTTGAATGGTCTTTTAAAACCAACGTCGGGCAGGATTATTGTAAATGGTATTGACATAACAACGAAAAAAGATTTAAAAGACATTAGAAAAGAAGTAGGTATTGTGTTTCAATATCCTGAACATCAACTTTTTGAAGAAACAATATACAAGGATATTGCCTTTGGACCATCAAATTTAGGTCTTTCAGACGATGAAATAGAAAAAAGAGTATATGACGCTATGAGGATAGTTGGACTTGATATAAAAATAAAAGATATGTCTCCATTTGAATTATCAGGTGGAGAAAGAAGAAGAGTAGCAATTGCAGGAGTATTGTCTATGATGCCTAAAATTTTGATATTAGATGAACCAACTGCAGGGCTTGACCCAAAAGGCCGAGATGAAATTCTCCATCAAATAAAGCAGATTCATCAAATGTACAATATGACTACGATACTTGTCTCACATAGTATGGAAGACATAGCAAAATTGGTAAATAAAATCATCGTGATGCATGAGGGCAAAGTTTCGTTGATAGGTGCTCCTAAAGAAGTTTTTAAACATGTTGAAGAACTTGAGAAGATAGGACTTGGTGTGCCGCAAATTACCTATCTTGTAAGAGAATTGAGGAAAAATGGTATAGATCTTCCTGATGACGTTTTGACAGTAGATGAAGCCAAGAAATATATATTGGAGTACCTTAGGGGTGTTGATAATGCTTAA
- the rplQ gene encoding 50S ribosomal protein L17, with the protein MGYRKLGRPHDQRRAMLRNLTTSFLNYGRIQTTEARAKEVRSIAEKMITLGKRGDLHSRRQALAYLTDETVVKKLFDEIAPKYSERNGGYTRILKLGPRRGDAAPLVILELI; encoded by the coding sequence ATGGGTTACAGAAAATTAGGTCGACCACATGACCAAAGAAGAGCTATGTTGAGAAACCTTACAACAAGCTTTTTAAACTATGGAAGAATCCAAACTACTGAAGCCAGAGCCAAAGAAGTAAGAAGCATTGCTGAAAAGATGATTACTCTTGGGAAAAGGGGCGATTTACACTCAAGGAGACAAGCTTTGGCGTATTTAACTGATGAAACAGTAGTGAAAAAGTTATTTGATGAGATTGCTCCAAAATATTCAGAAAGAAATGGCGGGTACACAAGAATATTGAAACTTGGTCCTCGTAGAGGCGATGCGGCTCCGCTGGTCATCTTAGAACTCATTTAG
- the rpsK gene encoding 30S ribosomal protein S11 yields MAKKVKRTAKRRERKNVERGAAHIHSTFNNTIVTLTDMAGNALAWSSAGTLGFKGSRKSTPYAAQMAAETAAKAAMEHGLKTVDVFVKGPGAGREAAIRALQAAGLEVSLIKDVTPIPHNGCRPPKRRRV; encoded by the coding sequence ATGGCAAAAAAAGTTAAAAGAACAGCAAAACGTCGTGAACGCAAAAATGTTGAACGTGGTGCAGCACATATTCATTCAACATTTAATAATACAATAGTCACATTGACAGATATGGCGGGCAATGCTTTGGCTTGGTCAAGTGCAGGAACACTAGGTTTTAAAGGTTCAAGGAAATCTACGCCGTATGCTGCACAAATGGCAGCAGAAACAGCAGCAAAAGCTGCAATGGAACATGGACTTAAAACTGTAGATGTATTTGTCAAAGGGCCAGGTGCAGGGAGAGAAGCAGCAATAAGAGCTTTACAGGCTGCTGGCTTAGAAGTAAGCCTTATAAAGGATGTCACACCTATTCCACATAATGGGTGCAGACCGCCTAAGAGAAGAAGAGTGTAA
- a CDS encoding energy-coupling factor transporter ATPase, with amino-acid sequence MGKIIMTKDLTFVYEAESNDSSKKIVLNSLNIDIDEGKFVAIIGHNGSGKSTLAKHFNALLVPTEGDVYINGMNTKDTSHLWDIRQTAGMVFQNPDNQLVATIVEEDVAFGPENLGIDPKEIRERVDFALNAVDMYKYREFAPHMLSGGQKQRIAIAGVIAMRPQCIILDEPTAMLDPKGRKEVIKTVQKLNKENGITIILITHFMEEAVLADRVIVMDNGKIALDGTPKDVFKEVKILKDLGLDVPQVTELAYKLKQEGIDIPTEILTVDEMVRFICQYK; translated from the coding sequence TTGGGAAAAATAATTATGACGAAAGACCTTACATTCGTTTATGAGGCTGAAAGTAATGACAGCAGCAAAAAAATAGTATTGAATAGTTTGAATATAGATATTGATGAAGGAAAGTTTGTTGCGATTATTGGCCACAATGGGTCAGGAAAATCAACGCTTGCAAAGCATTTTAATGCACTTTTGGTTCCGACAGAAGGCGATGTGTACATCAATGGAATGAACACAAAAGATACATCCCATTTATGGGACATAAGGCAGACAGCGGGTATGGTATTTCAGAATCCAGACAATCAGTTGGTAGCAACGATTGTTGAAGAAGATGTGGCTTTTGGCCCTGAGAACCTTGGAATAGATCCGAAAGAAATTCGAGAAAGAGTGGATTTTGCATTAAACGCAGTTGATATGTATAAATATAGAGAGTTTGCGCCACACATGCTTTCTGGAGGGCAAAAACAGAGGATAGCTATTGCGGGAGTCATAGCAATGAGACCACAATGCATAATATTAGATGAACCTACGGCTATGTTAGATCCTAAAGGCAGAAAAGAAGTCATAAAAACGGTACAGAAGCTTAATAAAGAAAATGGAATCACCATCATATTGATCACACACTTTATGGAAGAAGCTGTACTGGCCGACAGGGTAATTGTGATGGATAATGGTAAAATTGCATTAGATGGAACCCCTAAAGATGTATTTAAAGAAGTAAAAATCCTTAAAGATTTGGGTCTCGATGTCCCCCAAGTTACAGAGTTAGCATACAAGTTAAAGCAAGAGGGTATAGATATTCCTACAGAAATATTAACCGTAGATGAGATGGTGAGGTTTATATGTCAATACAAGTAG
- the truA gene encoding tRNA pseudouridine(38-40) synthase TruA, with amino-acid sequence MRNIVLVIEYDGTNYHGWQMQKNAVTVQEVITKAIKKITSEDVNLIGSSRTDAGVHALNQVANFISNCNIPLSKIPNALNSVLPKDIVIRDAYEAGMDFHSRYSAKGKRYKYIIYNRKFNSPICRNYSWHISDELDLDKMVESLTYLKGTHDFSAFKASGSSVKDSIRTVRDISLRKNDFNVEFEIEADGFLYNMVRIIVGTIVDVGLGKINPIYVKEILESKDRGMAGKTAPPQGLFLTKIYY; translated from the coding sequence ATGAGAAACATAGTTTTGGTAATAGAGTACGATGGGACAAATTATCATGGATGGCAGATGCAGAAAAACGCTGTTACAGTTCAAGAAGTCATAACGAAGGCGATAAAAAAAATAACATCAGAGGATGTAAATTTGATTGGTTCCAGCAGAACAGATGCTGGAGTTCATGCCCTAAATCAAGTTGCCAACTTCATATCTAACTGTAATATACCTCTATCAAAAATACCCAACGCATTAAATAGCGTGCTTCCAAAAGACATAGTCATTAGAGATGCTTATGAAGCAGGTATGGATTTTCATTCTCGGTATTCTGCTAAAGGCAAAAGGTATAAATACATCATATACAACAGAAAATTTAATTCGCCTATATGCAGAAATTATAGCTGGCATATAAGTGATGAATTAGATTTAGATAAAATGGTGGAATCATTGACGTATTTAAAAGGAACACATGACTTTTCAGCATTTAAAGCCAGTGGAAGCAGTGTAAAAGATTCTATAAGAACCGTAAGAGATATTTCACTCAGAAAAAATGATTTTAATGTAGAATTTGAGATTGAAGCGGATGGTTTTTTATACAATATGGTTAGAATAATCGTTGGAACAATTGTTGATGTGGGATTAGGGAAGATTAACCCTATCTATGTAAAAGAGATTTTAGAATCAAAAGATCGAGGTATGGCGGGGAAAACTGCACCACCACAAGGATTGTTTTTAACTAAAATATACTATTGA
- the rpmJ gene encoding 50S ribosomal protein L36: MKVRPSVKPICEKCKVIKRKGKVMIICENPKHKQKQG; this comes from the coding sequence ATGAAGGTAAGACCATCGGTAAAGCCGATTTGCGAAAAATGTAAAGTTATAAAGAGAAAAGGCAAAGTAATGATAATTTGTGAGAATCCTAAGCACAAGCAAAAACAAGGTTAG
- the rplM gene encoding 50S ribosomal protein L13: MKSFMPKKDEVERKWYVIDAEGKVLGRLASQVAKILSGKNKPIYSPSVDTGDFVIIVNADKVVLTGKKLEQKYFKYYTGHPGGLKLIQYKTLMRTKPEKAIMRAVKGMLPKNKLGRQMLKKLKVYTGPEHKHAAQKPEKLDI, encoded by the coding sequence GTGAAGTCATTCATGCCAAAAAAGGATGAAGTAGAAAGAAAATGGTATGTCATAGATGCCGAAGGAAAAGTGTTAGGCAGATTAGCTAGTCAAGTTGCAAAGATTTTGTCTGGCAAAAATAAACCTATATATTCACCCAGCGTTGATACAGGTGATTTTGTTATAATTGTCAATGCAGACAAAGTCGTATTGACAGGTAAAAAATTAGAGCAAAAGTACTTTAAATATTACACAGGGCATCCTGGTGGACTTAAATTAATACAGTACAAGACTTTAATGAGGACAAAGCCTGAAAAAGCTATCATGAGGGCTGTAAAAGGAATGCTTCCAAAAAACAAATTAGGAAGGCAAATGCTAAAAAAATTAAAAGTTTATACTGGTCCTGAACATAAACATGCAGCACAGAAGCCAGAGAAACTTGACATATAA
- a CDS encoding iron-containing alcohol dehydrogenase, with product MKTNFTYFMPTEIIFGPGTLGKLATVKLPGKKALLVIGSGNSMRRHGYLDRVVNYLKQNGVDYVVYDKILPNPIAEHVAEGAKVAKDNGCDFVIGLGGGSTIDSSKAIAVMAKNPGDYWDYVSGGSGKGMEVKNGALPIVAIPTTAGTGTESDPWAVVTKTETNEKIGFGCKYTYPTLSIVDPELMVSIPPKFTAYQGMDAFFHSVEGYLATVNQPGSDVLALQSISLITENLPKAVADGNNMEARTALAWASTAAGIVESLSSCISHHSLEHALSAYHPEIPHGAGLIMLSVSYFSFMASKAPERFVDIAKAMGEEIVGNTVEEQAMCFINGLKKLIRNIGMEDLSLSSFGVTEDEATKLAKNAMDTMGGLFNVDPYKLSLDEVVSIYKNCF from the coding sequence ATGAAAACTAATTTTACTTATTTTATGCCGACAGAAATTATTTTTGGACCGGGTACACTTGGAAAGCTGGCTACTGTCAAATTGCCAGGTAAGAAAGCTTTGCTGGTTATAGGCAGCGGCAATTCTATGAGAAGGCATGGTTATTTGGATAGAGTTGTTAATTACTTAAAACAAAATGGGGTTGATTACGTCGTCTATGATAAGATATTACCTAATCCAATTGCAGAGCATGTTGCGGAAGGAGCAAAAGTGGCAAAGGACAATGGATGTGATTTTGTCATAGGATTAGGAGGCGGTAGTACGATAGATTCATCAAAAGCAATAGCTGTTATGGCTAAAAATCCAGGTGATTATTGGGATTATGTTTCTGGCGGCAGCGGAAAAGGCATGGAAGTTAAAAATGGTGCATTGCCTATCGTTGCTATCCCTACGACGGCAGGTACTGGCACAGAGTCTGATCCGTGGGCTGTTGTGACAAAGACAGAGACAAATGAGAAGATTGGGTTTGGATGTAAGTATACATATCCTACACTTTCAATCGTTGATCCTGAATTGATGGTGTCAATTCCACCGAAATTTACTGCTTATCAAGGTATGGATGCATTTTTCCACTCAGTGGAAGGATATTTGGCGACTGTAAATCAGCCAGGAAGTGATGTCTTAGCGCTTCAATCCATAAGCCTTATTACAGAGAACCTTCCAAAAGCTGTGGCAGATGGCAATAATATGGAAGCTCGTACTGCGTTGGCGTGGGCAAGTACTGCTGCAGGCATAGTAGAATCATTGTCATCGTGCATTTCTCACCATTCGTTAGAACACGCTTTAAGTGCATACCATCCAGAGATACCGCATGGTGCTGGACTTATAATGCTTTCGGTGTCTTATTTTAGCTTCATGGCTTCAAAGGCTCCTGAAAGATTTGTAGATATAGCAAAAGCAATGGGTGAGGAGATAGTTGGGAATACTGTAGAAGAACAAGCCATGTGCTTTATAAATGGGCTTAAAAAATTGATTAGAAATATAGGAATGGAAGATCTAAGCTTGTCAAGCTTTGGAGTAACTGAAGATGAAGCGACAAAGTTAGCGAAGAATGCTATGGATACAATGGGTGGATTGTTTAATGTCGATCCATACAAGCTATCATTAGATGAGGTAGTATCCATATACAAAAATTGTTTCTAA
- a CDS encoding KOW domain-containing RNA-binding protein translates to MDDTSIGRIVKSKAGRDKDRVFIIVGVADEKHVLISDGELRKIEKPKKKKLIHLQKYNEVDEKIKEKILSGKTVTNAEIIEALKQFKCEE, encoded by the coding sequence ATGGATGATACCTCAATAGGCCGAATAGTCAAATCAAAAGCTGGGAGAGATAAGGATAGAGTTTTTATAATTGTTGGAGTTGCCGACGAAAAACACGTGCTGATTTCTGATGGCGAGTTGAGAAAAATTGAAAAGCCTAAAAAGAAAAAATTGATTCATCTTCAGAAGTACAATGAAGTGGACGAAAAGATAAAAGAAAAAATATTGAGTGGAAAGACTGTCACAAATGCTGAGATAATTGAAGCTTTAAAACAGTTTAAGTGTGAAGAATAA
- a CDS encoding energy-coupling factor transporter transmembrane component T family protein, translated as MLKNITIGQYIPGNTFIHRLDPRVKIILSIIFIISLFIITKFSGYIFILLFLLLSVFVSKIPLSYIFKGLKPILVILILTVGLNVFFTPGGTYLASIGPLKITSNGVRLALFMGLRLIFLIVGTSLLTLTTSPIALTDGIENLLTPFKSIGLPAHELAMMMTIALRFIPTLLEETDKIMKAQMARGADFESGNLVKRAKNLIPLLVPLFISAFRRADELAVAMEARCYRGGFNRTKLKQLKVSNRDYIAILFTAILVGIIIWNRFWPW; from the coding sequence ATGCTTAAAAATATAACTATTGGTCAATATATACCTGGCAATACATTCATACACCGTTTAGATCCAAGAGTGAAAATAATATTATCTATAATATTTATTATTTCGCTATTCATAATCACGAAATTTTCTGGCTATATTTTTATTCTATTGTTTTTGCTATTAAGCGTATTTGTTTCAAAAATACCATTAAGTTATATCTTTAAAGGGTTAAAGCCAATTCTCGTAATTTTAATATTAACTGTTGGATTGAATGTATTTTTTACTCCTGGTGGAACCTACCTTGCGTCAATAGGGCCGCTTAAGATAACTTCAAATGGAGTAAGATTAGCTTTATTTATGGGGTTAAGGCTTATATTTCTGATAGTTGGTACATCGCTCTTGACATTGACAACATCACCGATTGCTCTTACAGATGGAATAGAAAACCTCTTAACGCCATTTAAATCTATTGGATTACCTGCCCATGAGTTAGCAATGATGATGACAATAGCGCTGAGATTCATACCGACACTGCTGGAAGAAACAGATAAAATAATGAAAGCTCAAATGGCCAGAGGTGCCGACTTTGAAAGTGGCAATTTAGTCAAAAGAGCTAAAAATTTGATTCCGCTATTGGTGCCTTTATTTATCAGTGCTTTTAGGAGAGCCGATGAACTCGCAGTGGCAATGGAAGCAAGGTGCTATAGAGGTGGATTCAATAGGACAAAGTTAAAACAATTAAAAGTAAGCAATAGAGATTATATAGCAATTTTGTTTACAGCGATTCTCGTGGGAATAATAATATGGAATAGATTTTGGCCATGGTGA
- the map gene encoding type I methionyl aminopeptidase, producing the protein MIYIKSDSEIALMRYAGRITGEVLNLLEKYIKPGITTKELDEIAEDYIRSNDCQPAFKGLYGFPATICASINDEVVHGIPGLRKLKEGDIISIDTGAIYRGFNGDAARTFAVGKISDNLQKLIDVTKQSFFEGIKMATEQHRLSDISNAIQSYVEKNGFSVVREYVGHGIGKKMHEDPQIPNYGPAGRGPKLRYGMTLAIEPMVNEGKYNVKIKENNWTVVTADGSASAHYENTILITKGEPEILTLV; encoded by the coding sequence ATGATATACATCAAATCAGACAGTGAAATTGCTTTGATGCGGTATGCTGGCAGGATCACAGGAGAAGTTCTGAATTTATTGGAAAAATATATTAAGCCGGGGATAACGACAAAGGAACTGGATGAAATTGCGGAAGACTATATACGAAGCAACGATTGTCAGCCGGCTTTTAAAGGACTTTATGGATTCCCTGCTACAATATGCGCATCAATTAATGACGAAGTTGTTCACGGAATACCAGGTTTAAGAAAGCTTAAGGAAGGCGATATTATAAGTATAGATACTGGTGCAATTTACCGTGGATTTAATGGTGATGCAGCGAGAACTTTTGCTGTCGGAAAAATTAGTGATAATCTTCAAAAGTTGATAGACGTCACGAAGCAAAGTTTTTTTGAAGGCATAAAAATGGCAACTGAACAGCACAGATTATCTGACATATCAAATGCAATACAATCATACGTTGAAAAGAATGGGTTTTCGGTTGTTAGGGAATATGTAGGGCATGGGATAGGCAAGAAAATGCATGAAGATCCTCAAATACCCAACTATGGTCCGGCCGGAAGGGGACCAAAGCTTAGGTATGGCATGACCCTGGCAATCGAGCCTATGGTCAACGAAGGGAAATATAATGTAAAGATAAAAGAAAATAATTGGACAGTCGTAACAGCTGATGGAAGTGCTTCTGCACACTATGAAAATACGATACTCATAACAAAAGGCGAGCCCGAAATCTTGACATTAGTGTAA
- the rpsI gene encoding 30S ribosomal protein S9 yields MAAIQFFGTGRRKTSVARVRLVPGKGNIIINGRSLDDYFGLDTLKYTIKQPLILTENIDKFDVIAKVEGGGLSGQAGAIRLGITRALMKADNELRPILKKAGFVTRDPRMKERKKYGLKKARKAPQFSKR; encoded by the coding sequence ATGGCTGCTATCCAATTTTTTGGTACTGGTAGAAGAAAAACATCTGTTGCACGTGTTAGATTAGTCCCAGGGAAAGGTAATATAATCATAAATGGTAGATCTCTTGACGACTATTTTGGATTAGACACTTTAAAATACACAATCAAACAACCGCTTATTTTAACTGAAAACATCGATAAATTTGATGTAATTGCTAAAGTTGAAGGCGGTGGATTGTCAGGCCAGGCTGGTGCAATTAGATTAGGCATTACAAGAGCATTGATGAAAGCTGACAATGAATTAAGACCAATTCTTAAGAAGGCTGGATTTGTGACAAGAGATCCAAGGATGAAAGAGAGAAAGAAATACGGTCTTAAGAAAGCAAGAAAAGCACCGCAATTTTCAAAAAGATAA
- the rpsM gene encoding 30S ribosomal protein S13: MARIAGIDLPREKRVEIGLTYIYGIGRSRSNEILAKAGVNPDTRVKDLTEDEISRLRDIIDKEYKVEGDLRREVSLNIKRLIDIGCYRGIRHRKGLPVRGQRTRTNARTRKGPKKTVAKKKK; this comes from the coding sequence ATGGCGAGAATTGCTGGCATTGATTTACCGAGAGAAAAACGTGTTGAGATAGGATTGACTTATATTTACGGCATAGGACGTTCTCGTTCAAATGAGATATTGGCCAAAGCTGGCGTTAATCCAGATACGAGAGTAAAAGATCTTACAGAGGATGAAATATCAAGATTAAGAGATATAATTGACAAAGAGTATAAAGTTGAAGGTGACTTAAGAAGAGAAGTTTCTTTAAACATAAAGAGACTTATTGATATAGGATGTTATAGAGGGATAAGGCATAGAAAGGGTTTGCCAGTGCGTGGTCAAAGGACAAGGACAAATGCTCGCACGAGAAAAGGTCCTAAAAAGACTGTCGCGAAGAAGAAGAAATAA
- a CDS encoding adenylate kinase gives MRIILLGPPGAGKGTQAESITRDYKIPHISTGDIFRYNIKNNTELGKLAKQYIDKGLLVPDDVTNRIVEDRLSKDDCKGGFLLDGYPRNVSQAEALNKYLSERNLKIDHVLNIVVDRDELVKRLSGRRVCPSCGATYHIFTKPPKVEGICDNCGEKLIQRTDDNIDSVLKRLEVYEDETKPLVEYYGNLNLIRNINGNKPVNEVYEEIQALIGDEF, from the coding sequence ATGAGAATCATATTGTTAGGACCACCTGGAGCTGGAAAAGGGACACAGGCGGAAAGCATAACTAGGGATTATAAAATACCTCATATTTCAACTGGCGATATCTTTAGGTACAACATTAAGAACAACACAGAACTTGGCAAATTAGCAAAGCAGTATATTGATAAAGGATTGTTGGTGCCAGACGATGTGACAAACAGGATAGTCGAAGATAGATTATCAAAAGACGATTGCAAAGGAGGTTTTCTACTTGATGGATATCCAAGGAATGTCTCTCAAGCAGAAGCTCTTAATAAATACTTAAGCGAAAGAAATCTAAAGATTGATCATGTGTTGAATATAGTAGTCGATAGAGATGAATTAGTGAAAAGACTTAGTGGCAGGAGAGTTTGTCCATCTTGTGGTGCCACATATCACATTTTCACAAAACCGCCTAAAGTTGAGGGAATTTGTGATAACTGCGGTGAAAAACTGATACAAAGGACCGACGATAACATCGATTCTGTTTTAAAGCGATTAGAAGTGTATGAAGATGAAACAAAACCACTTGTTGAATATTACGGCAATCTAAACTTGATACGGAATATCAATGGAAATAAACCTGTTAATGAAGTTTATGAGGAGATACAGGCATTAATAGGAGACGAATTTTAA
- the rpsD gene encoding 30S ribosomal protein S4 — MARYTESTCKLCRREGMKLFLKGDKCYTEKCPFARRPYAPGQHGQNKKKLTNYGAQLREKQKLRRYYGVLERQFERYFEEAERMKGITGDNLLQLLERRLDNVVYRLSIASSRAQARQFVSHGHILVNGKKVDIPSYLVKAGDVISVKDSSKSLDVIKNNVEASTNIPDWLDFNRDSLEGKVLSLPTREHIDLPIEEHLIVELYSR; from the coding sequence ATGGCAAGATATACAGAATCTACATGTAAATTGTGCCGCAGAGAAGGCATGAAATTATTTTTGAAAGGCGATAAATGCTATACTGAAAAATGTCCTTTTGCAAGAAGACCATATGCTCCTGGGCAACATGGTCAAAACAAGAAAAAGCTCACAAACTATGGTGCACAGTTGAGAGAAAAGCAAAAATTAAGAAGGTATTACGGAGTTCTTGAAAGACAATTTGAGAGGTATTTCGAAGAAGCAGAAAGAATGAAAGGCATTACCGGTGATAATCTGTTGCAGCTTCTTGAAAGAAGACTTGACAATGTGGTTTACAGATTGTCAATAGCATCTTCAAGGGCTCAAGCAAGGCAATTTGTGTCACACGGCCATATTCTTGTAAACGGCAAGAAGGTGGATATACCTTCATATTTAGTGAAAGCCGGTGATGTAATATCTGTAAAAGACAGCAGCAAATCATTAGATGTCATTAAGAATAATGTAGAAGCTTCTACTAATATACCTGATTGGTTAGATTTCAATAGGGATTCATTAGAGGGTAAAGTTTTATCTCTGCCAACAAGAGAGCATATAGATTTGCCAATTGAAGAGCACTTGATTGTTGAATTGTATTCAAGGTAA
- the infA gene encoding translation initiation factor IF-1, giving the protein MAKDDVIEVEGKVIEALPNAMFQVELDNGHRILAHISGKLRMNFIRILPGDRVTLELSPYDLTRGRIVWRGK; this is encoded by the coding sequence TTGGCAAAGGATGATGTTATCGAAGTTGAAGGTAAAGTAATAGAAGCTTTACCCAATGCAATGTTTCAGGTGGAACTTGATAATGGTCATAGAATTTTAGCGCATATCTCTGGTAAGCTTAGAATGAATTTTATCAGGATTCTACCTGGGGACAGAGTTACGCTTGAATTATCCCCATATGATTTGACAAGAGGAAGAATTGTATGGCGCGGTAAGTGA